One region of Termitidicoccus mucosus genomic DNA includes:
- a CDS encoding Gfo/Idh/MocA family oxidoreductase, with protein sequence MNRRSFLKTLAVSSAAATFPSIVRAQALGLGDTTAPSVRLNIGCIGTGIQGRANLTNALANSSVRVVAVCDVDKKHREQAHRMVEETYAREKRSGTYKGCAEYDDMRELLARPDIDAVLIATPEHWHALNVIYAARAGKHIYCEKPAGASIPETRAMLNAVQFAGVVCQIGSQQRSSTDFLRVIDLTRGGYLGAIKRVRVGLPSDMNKRPAQAVPGMPEPVPPELDYETWLGPAGPLPYCKARVHYNWRWNFAFGGGRLTDWVGHHFDSAALAMRVSNMMPIAIREAKARFLDDSPLYNTAADYSFEAHYANGIVIEVSSALREGVHIDGSEGSVYVNRGIVEYSAPHLRRIQIPTQRLSLSQSGPRGHMNDFVECALSGARPRAPMSDAHCVTAAAHLANVAFRAGRRELRFDPVVEQLVDAPDAVRYFQRTMRAPWTLDA encoded by the coding sequence ATGAACCGCCGCTCCTTTCTTAAAACCCTCGCCGTCTCCTCCGCCGCCGCCACGTTTCCATCCATCGTCCGCGCCCAGGCACTCGGTCTCGGCGACACGACCGCGCCGTCGGTCCGTCTTAACATCGGCTGTATCGGCACCGGCATCCAGGGACGCGCCAACCTAACCAACGCCCTTGCCAATTCATCTGTCCGCGTCGTGGCCGTGTGCGATGTGGATAAAAAACACCGCGAACAGGCGCACCGCATGGTTGAGGAGACTTACGCCAGGGAAAAACGCTCCGGCACCTATAAAGGTTGCGCCGAATATGACGACATGCGCGAACTCCTGGCGCGCCCCGACATCGACGCCGTGCTCATCGCCACACCGGAGCACTGGCACGCGCTCAATGTCATTTATGCCGCGCGCGCCGGAAAACATATTTATTGCGAGAAACCCGCTGGTGCCTCCATTCCCGAGACACGCGCCATGCTTAACGCCGTGCAATTCGCCGGCGTGGTCTGCCAGATTGGCAGCCAGCAGCGATCCAGCACCGACTTTCTGCGCGTCATCGACCTGACGCGCGGCGGCTACCTTGGCGCGATCAAACGCGTGCGAGTCGGCCTCCCCTCCGATATGAACAAGCGTCCAGCGCAGGCCGTTCCGGGCATGCCCGAGCCTGTCCCTCCGGAGCTTGACTATGAAACATGGCTCGGACCGGCCGGGCCCCTTCCCTACTGCAAGGCTCGCGTTCATTACAACTGGCGATGGAACTTTGCCTTTGGCGGCGGCCGCCTGACCGACTGGGTCGGCCACCATTTCGATTCAGCCGCTCTCGCCATGCGTGTAAGCAACATGATGCCCATCGCGATCCGCGAGGCAAAGGCGCGCTTCCTCGACGATAGCCCGTTATATAATACCGCCGCCGATTACTCATTCGAAGCCCATTACGCAAACGGCATTGTCATCGAGGTCAGCTCCGCGCTCCGCGAGGGCGTGCATATCGACGGCTCCGAGGGCTCGGTTTATGTCAACCGGGGCATTGTGGAATACAGCGCTCCGCACCTGCGTCGCATACAAATCCCCACGCAAAGGCTCTCCCTCTCGCAAAGCGGTCCGCGCGGCCATATGAACGACTTTGTCGAATGCGCGCTCAGCGGTGCGAGGCCGCGCGCCCCGATGAGCGATGCACATTGCGTGACCGCTGCCGCGCATCTCGCAAACGTCGCCTTCCGCGCCGGGCGCCGCGAACTCCGCTTTGATCCGGTCGTCGAGCAACTCGTGGACGCGCCCGATGCTGTCCGCTATTTCCAGCGCACCATGCGCGCTCCGTGGACGCTTGATGCGTGA
- a CDS encoding purple acid phosphatase family protein: MIARRVLSPGNQPFCIAFTIAVLGSSALINAPRSAAHTLDGPSFHDTMAATRERLINVCGTEKLAAMSLDELTAQLTADERHLLGTTFINFHISKPAWVHVVIPTVKKGDPFWLNNRGFIRGEGRWNVSSIEYETWSRQFSPGHVGLGLPSLSGIPENYAVVITPAEKNGPEPEVSELYPGHLRLGKVALKERLYVDSERRLSKAPDEFIGRTLILTQRSMRDKGKLYREFRLSPYPSSTKPDNILLTWTDEPDTTQTIRWRTNAATTRGALALAEGKSSPIKIGRAQKIAATTEEFVTNDIANDPVIHLHTVRLTGLKPDTTYTYTIGDDTDAGWIKPVEFTTAPGRPKTFSFIYLGDAQNGFLEWGRMMKDAVKQRPDAAFVIMAGDLVTRGNERDDWDDLFHNATGLFDRRPIVPVIGNHEYQGEKPLLYQRFFAVRDNGPKNIDPGRAYSFEYGNALVIVLDSNKNIPEQAGWLEQQLRDTKALWKFVSYHHPAYASRSGRSYPDINKHWVPIFDRYHVDLALQGHDHAYLRTYPMNAGRRVGKPAGGTIYLITVSGTKLYEQEKHDYTEVGFTKVPTWQILDIKIEDRTLLYRAYGVDGKLRDEFVIEK; the protein is encoded by the coding sequence ATGATCGCACGCCGCGTCCTCAGCCCGGGAAATCAACCGTTTTGTATTGCATTCACCATCGCCGTGCTCGGCTCGTCCGCCCTCATCAACGCGCCGCGCTCGGCTGCGCATACGTTGGATGGCCCGTCGTTCCACGACACCATGGCTGCAACCCGCGAGCGCTTGATCAACGTATGCGGCACCGAAAAACTGGCGGCGATGTCACTGGATGAACTAACCGCCCAGCTTACTGCCGACGAGAGGCACCTGCTCGGCACGACATTCATCAATTTTCATATTTCCAAACCGGCATGGGTGCATGTGGTAATCCCAACCGTTAAGAAAGGAGATCCGTTCTGGCTGAATAACCGTGGCTTCATCCGTGGCGAGGGACGCTGGAACGTCTCGTCGATAGAATACGAAACATGGTCACGTCAGTTCTCGCCCGGGCATGTCGGTCTCGGTCTCCCGTCGCTTTCAGGCATACCTGAGAATTACGCGGTGGTCATCACCCCGGCGGAGAAAAACGGCCCGGAGCCCGAAGTCTCGGAGCTTTATCCAGGTCACTTGCGACTCGGTAAGGTGGCCCTGAAGGAGCGCCTTTATGTGGACAGCGAACGCCGTCTTTCCAAGGCCCCGGACGAGTTCATTGGTCGCACGCTAATCCTCACGCAGCGCTCCATGCGTGACAAAGGCAAGCTCTACCGCGAATTCCGCCTCAGCCCCTATCCCAGCTCGACGAAGCCTGACAATATCCTTCTCACATGGACGGACGAGCCGGACACAACGCAGACCATACGCTGGCGCACCAACGCCGCGACAACCCGGGGCGCGCTTGCGCTCGCCGAAGGAAAATCATCCCCGATCAAGATTGGCCGCGCGCAAAAGATCGCCGCGACCACCGAAGAATTCGTGACAAACGACATCGCCAACGATCCTGTCATCCACCTGCACACCGTCCGACTCACCGGACTCAAGCCCGACACCACTTATACCTACACTATCGGCGACGACACTGACGCAGGCTGGATAAAGCCGGTTGAGTTCACCACCGCTCCCGGGCGGCCAAAGACGTTTTCGTTCATTTATCTCGGCGACGCCCAGAACGGTTTCTTGGAATGGGGGCGCATGATGAAAGACGCGGTGAAACAACGCCCCGATGCCGCCTTTGTTATAATGGCCGGCGATCTGGTGACCCGCGGAAACGAGCGTGACGACTGGGATGACCTCTTCCATAACGCTACCGGTCTCTTCGACCGCCGCCCTATCGTGCCCGTGATCGGCAATCACGAATATCAAGGGGAAAAACCTCTTTTGTATCAACGCTTTTTCGCTGTCCGCGACAATGGTCCGAAAAATATCGACCCGGGCCGCGCCTATTCCTTTGAATATGGCAATGCTTTGGTCATCGTGCTTGACTCCAACAAAAATATTCCCGAGCAGGCCGGATGGCTGGAGCAGCAACTCCGCGACACCAAGGCGCTCTGGAAATTCGTCTCCTATCACCATCCCGCCTACGCTTCTCGCTCCGGACGGTCGTATCCGGACATAAACAAGCACTGGGTTCCGATTTTCGACCGTTATCATGTGGACCTCGCCTTGCAAGGCCACGACCACGCCTACCTGCGCACCTACCCGATGAACGCAGGCCGGCGTGTCGGGAAACCCGCCGGCGGCACAATCTATCTTATCACTGTCTCCGGGACCAAATTATACGAACAGGAAAAACATGACTATACCGAGGTCGGCTTCACCAAGGTGCCCACCTGGCAGATACTCGATATCAAGATCGAGGACCGGACGCTGCTTTACCGCGCGTATGGCGTGGATGGAAAACTGCGTGACGAGTTCGTCATCGAAAAATAA
- the pelA gene encoding pectate lyase: protein MSLLRRLPLFLFLAPCLFAQEPPFRLDDIGGFQDSANHWRKIKNDSYVIQALPNQPRYKVYQVSQIAANILLFQRANGGWPKDYDMLAILTREQAQMVAATRNKDDTSFDNHNIHPQVAYLAKVFSATRKEDYRAACLRGFDFMLAAQLKGGGFPQRWPNPRSFHAHITFNDGVMMGIMNVLDDAAKGANGWDWLDDVRRKKAATAVERGIACILAIQYHQKDGVLTGWGQQHDPKTGLPSDGRDFELACITPQNTSEIVSFLMKIDNPDDAVIRSIQAAVAWMERVRLTGMRVEKFKAPKAKYLRHNTDEDKRVVADPSASPIWARCYEMDTDRPIFSGRDGVKKYDFNEMDRERRTGTPWFGEYPKNILKKDYPAWLKRNPHARKVEP, encoded by the coding sequence ATGAGCTTGCTCCGCCGCCTTCCGCTATTTTTGTTCCTCGCACCCTGCCTTTTCGCACAGGAACCGCCATTTCGTCTCGATGATATTGGTGGGTTTCAGGACAGCGCCAACCATTGGCGCAAAATCAAGAACGACAGCTATGTCATTCAGGCGCTCCCGAATCAGCCGCGCTACAAGGTTTATCAGGTCAGTCAGATCGCGGCAAACATACTGCTTTTCCAGCGTGCGAACGGCGGCTGGCCCAAGGACTACGACATGCTCGCCATTCTCACCCGAGAGCAGGCACAGATGGTGGCCGCCACCCGCAACAAAGACGACACCAGTTTCGATAACCATAACATTCATCCTCAGGTCGCCTATCTTGCGAAAGTTTTTTCCGCAACGCGCAAGGAGGATTATCGCGCCGCGTGCCTGCGTGGGTTCGATTTCATGCTTGCGGCTCAGCTAAAGGGCGGCGGGTTTCCGCAACGTTGGCCAAATCCGCGCTCCTTCCATGCCCACATCACTTTCAACGACGGTGTGATGATGGGCATCATGAACGTGCTTGATGACGCTGCCAAAGGAGCCAATGGCTGGGACTGGCTTGACGATGTCCGACGAAAAAAAGCCGCAACCGCTGTCGAGCGCGGCATCGCCTGCATTCTCGCCATACAGTACCACCAGAAAGACGGAGTTCTGACAGGCTGGGGGCAGCAGCATGATCCGAAAACCGGCCTGCCCTCTGACGGACGTGACTTCGAACTGGCTTGTATCACTCCGCAAAATACAAGCGAGATCGTCAGTTTTCTCATGAAGATCGACAATCCCGATGACGCCGTCATTCGCTCCATCCAAGCCGCTGTGGCTTGGATGGAGCGAGTTCGCCTCACCGGCATGAGAGTCGAAAAGTTCAAGGCACCAAAGGCGAAATATCTGCGCCACAACACCGATGAGGACAAACGCGTGGTCGCCGATCCGTCAGCCAGTCCCATTTGGGCACGCTGTTACGAAATGGACACTGATCGTCCTATCTTCTCCGGCCGCGACGGTGTAAAAAAGTACGATTTCAATGAAATGGATCGCGAGCGCCGCACCGGCACGCCTTGGTTCGGAGAGTATCCGAAAAACATCCTGAAAAAGGACTATCCCGCTTGGTTGAAACGCAACCCGCACGCAAGAAAAGTCGAACCTTGA
- a CDS encoding MFS transporter, with translation MEPSGKSPCPRWLNSTVLGIGLASLLSDWSHEIATTAMPAFLATMGVAAAWVGLIEGVSDGLSSFAKLASGHWTDRLPRRKPIMVIGYLVTALGTAGFGLATTAWHVLLARATAWLGRGTRTPVRKALLAAAVTRKTYGRAFGFERMMDTLGAIVGPATAFFLLNALGHDYARLFFWTLVPGLAAVAAIVFLVKEKQRTRVASVSFRDGLRQLPVRYRKFLVAVGLFGAGDFAHTLLILLAAQSLSPTLGTTGAASAAVGLYVAHNVFYAGFALLAGWLADRVSKPKLLASGYGLAALMALAIVALPLGLWVLAGVFILGGVYVAIEETLEDSFCAELVGEE, from the coding sequence ATGGAGCCCTCCGGCAAAAGTCCTTGTCCGCGTTGGCTGAACTCGACCGTGCTCGGCATCGGGCTCGCGTCGCTGCTCAGCGACTGGTCGCACGAGATCGCGACGACTGCGATGCCGGCGTTTCTCGCGACGATGGGTGTCGCCGCCGCCTGGGTCGGATTGATCGAAGGCGTGTCGGATGGATTGTCGAGTTTCGCGAAGCTGGCCTCCGGCCACTGGACGGATCGCCTGCCGCGCCGAAAGCCGATCATGGTTATCGGCTACCTCGTCACCGCGCTGGGCACGGCCGGCTTCGGACTCGCGACGACGGCGTGGCACGTCCTGCTCGCGCGCGCGACGGCCTGGCTCGGTCGCGGCACACGCACGCCCGTGCGCAAGGCGCTGCTCGCCGCGGCCGTCACTCGCAAAACCTACGGACGCGCTTTCGGTTTCGAGCGCATGATGGACACGCTCGGTGCCATTGTCGGTCCAGCGACCGCGTTTTTCCTGCTCAACGCACTCGGGCACGACTACGCGCGGCTCTTCTTCTGGACACTCGTGCCCGGCCTCGCGGCGGTGGCTGCCATCGTGTTTCTCGTGAAGGAAAAGCAACGCACGCGTGTGGCCAGCGTGTCGTTCCGCGATGGGCTGCGCCAACTGCCCGTGCGTTACCGCAAGTTTCTTGTCGCAGTCGGCTTGTTCGGCGCAGGCGACTTCGCGCACACGCTGCTCATCCTGCTCGCGGCGCAATCACTCTCGCCGACCTTGGGCACAACCGGGGCCGCCAGTGCCGCGGTCGGCCTCTACGTCGCGCACAATGTTTTCTATGCGGGCTTCGCGCTTCTGGCGGGTTGGCTCGCCGACCGCGTGAGCAAGCCAAAGCTGCTTGCGTCCGGCTATGGGCTGGCCGCGCTGATGGCGCTCGCGATCGTCGCGCTGCCGCTCGGACTTTGGGTGTTGGCCGGTGTTTTCATTCTCGGCGGAGTCTATGTCGCCATCGAGGAAACGCTGGAGGATTCGTTCTGCGCCGAACTGGTGGGCGAGGAATAG
- the galB gene encoding beta-galactosidase GalB, producing the protein MADTQYNQVGNPTRSGGTPAPWLSLVMAVTVFIPTLHATPEVQSDSPRERLPFNRGWLFSRNDPPDAGDALVYERIKDWLLPCGDHLLNLSPRRHSPLGTGPGEMRVVGISYTLADYDDSRWRKLNLPHDWGIEGPFHPDLTGKTAKLPWFGVAWYRKHFALPAIDTGRHVYLDLDGAMAYATVWINGIFAGGWPYGYTSWRVDLTPYIKFGGENTLAIRLDNPRESSRWYPGGGIYRNVWLVKTAPVHIAQWGVRVTTPVITNDSAVVNVAVTIDNKTGNKSETNVITKIYQADHAGLPVGQAILQSSSVTARIEAGEQAWVSHSLVVPSPRLWSLETRNRYVAETDITRDSAIIDRVRTPFGIRAIQHTAGNGFLLNGKRVPIRGVCMHHDLGALGTAINFRAMERQLEILHEMGCNAIRTSHNPPAPELLELCDRMGFLVQAEAFDCWASGKVRDDYSRLFPDWHEKDLRSMVRRDRNHPCVIQWSIGNEIREQGSSGGRKLAAHLAGIVREDDRSRPVVAGFNLIQSGYNGMMTAADIVGYNYKPFEYSKIHRTHPQYPILGTETASTISSRGEYVFPVSENKLDGRNKSTYQVSSYDLYAPKWGSTPDTEWRAQDENPSVMGEFVWTGFDYLGEPTPYNSDTTNLLNFATAAESAQAAKELDGLAKVRAPSRSSYFGIVDLAGFPKDRYYLYQSRWRPGLPMAHILPHWNWPGREGQITPVHVYSSGDEAELFLNGNSLGRKKRGAFEYRFRWDDVVYSPGELKVAVWKNGKPWTETVRKTTGSAAKLLLTPDRAQLRADGADLVFVTVTVADKDGLPVPRAQNSIRFSVTGPAEIAAVDNGDATSFAPFQGSERAAYNGFALVISRTKPDKSGILVLRAESDGLEPAAIELSSK; encoded by the coding sequence ATGGCCGACACCCAGTATAACCAAGTGGGAAACCCTACTCGCAGCGGCGGCACGCCGGCCCCTTGGCTGTCTTTGGTAATGGCTGTCACGGTATTCATCCCCACCCTGCACGCCACGCCCGAAGTGCAGTCAGACAGTCCGCGCGAGCGCCTGCCTTTCAACAGAGGATGGCTGTTTTCCCGCAACGACCCACCAGACGCAGGGGACGCCCTTGTTTATGAACGCATCAAGGATTGGCTGCTCCCGTGTGGAGACCACCTGCTCAACCTTTCACCCCGGCGTCACTCCCCACTCGGCACCGGTCCCGGCGAAATGCGCGTCGTCGGCATTTCATACACGCTCGCCGATTACGACGACTCCCGCTGGCGCAAGCTAAATCTTCCACACGACTGGGGCATCGAAGGGCCGTTTCATCCCGATCTCACCGGCAAAACCGCCAAGCTCCCGTGGTTCGGCGTCGCCTGGTATCGAAAACATTTCGCCCTGCCCGCCATCGATACGGGGCGCCACGTTTATCTCGACCTCGACGGCGCCATGGCCTACGCGACCGTGTGGATAAACGGCATTTTTGCCGGCGGCTGGCCCTATGGCTACACATCCTGGCGAGTAGACCTCACGCCTTATATAAAATTCGGCGGGGAAAACACCCTTGCTATCCGCCTCGACAATCCTCGCGAATCCTCGCGGTGGTATCCAGGCGGAGGCATTTATAGAAACGTCTGGCTCGTCAAGACAGCCCCTGTGCATATCGCGCAATGGGGCGTGCGCGTCACTACACCCGTTATCACAAACGACTCCGCCGTGGTGAATGTCGCGGTTACGATTGACAACAAGACCGGCAATAAATCCGAGACCAATGTCATTACGAAGATATATCAGGCCGACCACGCCGGCTTGCCCGTTGGCCAAGCCATTCTGCAAAGCTCGTCTGTGACCGCCCGGATCGAGGCGGGGGAACAGGCATGGGTCTCGCATTCCCTTGTCGTCCCATCCCCCCGGCTCTGGAGCCTCGAAACGCGCAACCGCTACGTTGCCGAAACCGACATCACCCGGGACAGTGCAATCATCGATCGCGTGCGCACCCCCTTCGGCATCCGCGCAATCCAGCATACTGCGGGCAACGGTTTCCTGCTTAATGGGAAACGCGTGCCCATTCGCGGCGTGTGCATGCATCACGATCTTGGCGCGCTAGGCACGGCGATCAACTTTCGTGCAATGGAGCGCCAACTCGAAATTCTGCATGAGATGGGCTGCAATGCCATCCGTACCAGCCATAATCCCCCCGCACCCGAATTGCTCGAACTCTGTGATCGCATGGGTTTTCTTGTGCAGGCCGAGGCATTTGATTGCTGGGCATCCGGCAAAGTTCGAGATGACTACAGCCGCCTCTTCCCCGACTGGCACGAGAAGGACTTGCGCTCAATGGTGCGACGCGATCGCAATCACCCATGCGTCATCCAGTGGAGCATCGGCAACGAAATCCGCGAGCAAGGTTCGTCCGGCGGCCGGAAACTCGCCGCGCACCTAGCCGGTATCGTGCGTGAGGATGACCGTTCCCGTCCCGTCGTCGCCGGCTTCAATCTGATACAATCCGGCTACAACGGCATGATGACAGCAGCCGATATTGTAGGCTATAATTACAAGCCGTTTGAATATTCAAAAATACACCGGACGCACCCGCAGTATCCCATCCTCGGCACAGAGACCGCCTCCACGATCAGCTCGCGCGGTGAATATGTATTTCCGGTCTCCGAGAACAAATTGGACGGACGCAACAAAAGCACCTATCAAGTCAGCTCGTATGATTTATACGCGCCCAAATGGGGCTCCACCCCCGACACCGAGTGGCGGGCGCAGGACGAAAATCCAAGCGTGATGGGTGAATTTGTTTGGACTGGTTTCGATTATCTCGGCGAACCCACGCCCTACAATAGCGACACTACCAATCTGCTCAACTTTGCCACCGCCGCCGAGAGCGCGCAGGCGGCAAAGGAGCTAGACGGGCTCGCCAAGGTGCGTGCTCCGTCACGCAGTTCCTATTTCGGTATTGTCGACCTCGCCGGCTTTCCAAAAGACCGGTATTATTTATATCAATCCCGTTGGCGCCCCGGCTTGCCCATGGCGCATATTCTGCCGCACTGGAATTGGCCCGGCCGCGAGGGACAGATCACGCCTGTTCATGTGTACTCATCCGGCGACGAAGCGGAATTGTTCTTGAATGGCAACTCGCTTGGCCGCAAAAAACGTGGAGCTTTTGAATACCGGTTCCGCTGGGACGACGTTGTATATTCACCGGGTGAGTTGAAAGTCGCCGTCTGGAAAAATGGGAAACCGTGGACGGAGACCGTGCGCAAGACCACAGGCTCCGCCGCGAAACTCCTACTAACGCCCGACCGCGCGCAACTCCGCGCGGACGGGGCCGATTTGGTCTTTGTCACTGTGACCGTCGCCGACAAAGACGGACTGCCTGTCCCGCGGGCTCAAAACTCCATCCGATTCAGTGTGACCGGCCCTGCTGAAATCGCCGCCGTGGACAATGGCGATGCCACCAGCTTCGCGCCGTTTCAAGGCAGTGAACGCGCCGCCTACAACGGATTCGCTCTTGTCATCTCGCGCACCAAGCCGGACAAATCGGGCATCCTCGTCCTCCGTGCCGAATCGGACGGACTGGAGCCGGCAGCAATCGAGTTAAGCAGTAAATAA
- a CDS encoding HEAT repeat domain-containing protein, with protein sequence MRPIVYFILFSVFLFIAGQPPSPAAAANNNTDVLLADIARYDYGQPLAPLIACEQQLHAASPSQRAASEAEMLELLGAPGTTTASQRVFIDWLGAIGSDKCAPALARLAAAPDLTFNVCRALAAIPGTAAEKAVIALLDSPSRPVRLAAINALGQRRAEDAVPALTRFIDGEDTGLANAALESIAAVGTFYAVEALRVYPIPGPHELPRARALLAATANAVNRTPPDQMVAAQIYAGQICNETLRAVETTAGKIEAARALVTLSDRAASDDLLPLLADPNPRLRAAVAGSLAASPQPAAVKMALAHFSRLPTDTQLAMLASITGSRNAAALPIVETALASGISELRTAAIAAAAACGGDSLIPTLVHALGSADKNTALAAQYALQEFSSNNTDALLLARLSCSNETTLRARLLAVLAARQEREVFARAVEWTSSPTAQLRAAAFAAIARLIRPGDLVIVLPLASNIESATDRREWTQALFAAVASESDAATAAKLLAGRLSDRGTPERAAIIGALTVISAPAATDTLKSMLSSPDATVRKETIRALSAARTPDAYGLLLKTATTAPAPSEQVLALIGAIATLEKLTMPSAAKVAEYRKTWDLATRSEERQTIVAAVRKIRHRTASAFLKEIAPE encoded by the coding sequence ATGCGTCCTATTGTATATTTTATACTATTTTCCGTTTTTTTATTTATAGCCGGCCAGCCTCCCTCGCCAGCCGCCGCTGCCAACAATAACACCGACGTCCTGCTCGCCGACATCGCCCGTTACGACTACGGCCAGCCGCTCGCGCCATTGATCGCCTGCGAGCAGCAACTCCACGCCGCTTCCCCGTCACAACGCGCCGCCAGCGAAGCAGAGATGCTTGAGCTGCTCGGCGCCCCCGGCACCACCACCGCCTCGCAGCGCGTCTTCATCGACTGGCTCGGCGCAATTGGCTCGGACAAGTGCGCGCCTGCGCTTGCTCGCCTCGCTGCCGCGCCGGACCTGACCTTCAACGTATGCCGCGCGCTCGCCGCGATACCCGGCACCGCCGCAGAGAAGGCCGTCATTGCACTCCTCGACAGTCCCTCCCGCCCCGTGCGCCTCGCTGCCATCAACGCACTCGGCCAACGCCGCGCCGAGGACGCCGTGCCCGCACTCACCCGTTTCATCGATGGCGAAGACACCGGGCTCGCCAACGCCGCCCTTGAGTCCATCGCCGCCGTGGGCACGTTTTACGCCGTCGAGGCACTGCGCGTGTATCCCATTCCCGGGCCGCACGAGCTTCCACGTGCCCGGGCCCTGCTTGCAGCCACCGCCAATGCCGTCAACCGCACTCCTCCTGACCAGATGGTCGCCGCGCAAATCTACGCCGGGCAAATCTGCAATGAGACTCTTCGCGCCGTTGAAACGACAGCCGGTAAAATCGAGGCCGCCCGGGCCCTTGTCACGCTAAGCGACCGCGCGGCCAGCGACGACCTGCTCCCCCTGCTTGCCGATCCCAATCCTCGCTTGCGTGCCGCCGTTGCGGGCAGCCTCGCCGCTTCACCGCAACCCGCCGCAGTGAAAATGGCGCTGGCTCATTTCTCCAGGCTCCCGACCGACACGCAGCTCGCCATGCTGGCCTCCATCACCGGCAGCCGCAATGCCGCCGCTCTTCCCATTGTCGAAACCGCCCTTGCCTCCGGCATCTCCGAGCTCCGCACAGCCGCCATTGCCGCTGCGGCAGCGTGCGGTGGCGATTCACTCATTCCCACGCTTGTCCATGCTCTTGGCTCCGCGGACAAGAACACAGCACTCGCGGCTCAATACGCGCTCCAGGAATTTTCATCAAACAATACAGACGCACTCCTCCTTGCCCGCCTCTCCTGCTCCAATGAAACCACACTCCGCGCCCGCCTTCTCGCCGTCCTCGCCGCGCGACAGGAACGCGAGGTGTTTGCTCGCGCGGTCGAATGGACATCCTCGCCCACCGCGCAACTCCGAGCCGCCGCCTTTGCAGCCATCGCCCGCCTTATCCGCCCCGGCGATCTGGTCATCGTGCTGCCACTCGCATCCAACATCGAATCAGCGACCGATCGCCGTGAATGGACGCAGGCGCTGTTTGCCGCCGTCGCCTCCGAGTCGGACGCCGCCACGGCCGCGAAGCTGCTCGCCGGACGACTCTCGGACCGTGGCACACCTGAACGCGCCGCGATCATCGGTGCGCTCACGGTGATTTCCGCCCCTGCCGCTACGGACACTTTGAAATCCATGCTTTCCTCGCCCGACGCCACCGTCCGGAAAGAAACCATCCGGGCGCTCTCCGCCGCGCGCACACCCGACGCTTATGGACTCTTGCTCAAGACCGCCACCACCGCTCCCGCGCCCTCCGAGCAAGTTCTCGCGCTCATCGGAGCCATCGCGACCCTTGAAAAACTCACCATGCCGTCCGCCGCCAAAGTCGCAGAATATCGCAAAACGTGGGACCTCGCCACCCGCAGCGAGGAGCGGCAGACCATCGTCGCCGCAGTGCGTAAAATCCGCCACCGCACGGCCTCCGCATTCTTAAAGGAAATCGCGCCGGAATAA